The Streptomyces kanamyceticus DNA segment GCCGATGGCCGCCCAGTCGGGGCGGCGCCCCGTGCCCCGTATGCCCCACAGGGCGAGCCCGGTCAGGCCCGCGCAGGAGACCGCGACGCCCGCCGCCTGCCAGGCGTCGGGGATCTCGCCCGCGAAGACGGCGGCGAGGACGGTGACCACCAGCGGCGCGGTGCCGCGCGCGATGGGGTAGGCCTGGCCGAAGTCGCCGAGCTTGAACGACGTCATGAGCAGGGCGTAGTAGCCGACGTGGAGGGCGGCGGAGAGGATCAGATAGGGCCAGGCGGCCGCGTCGGGGACCGCGACGAAGGGGGCGAGCAGCAGGCCGATCAGGGTGCCGCCGCCGGATATGAGGGTGAAGCCGACGAGTTTGTCGGTGATGTGGTGGGCGATCGCGTTCCAGCACGCGTGGGTGACGGCGGCGAGCAGGACGGCCGCCGCGACCAGCGGGGTCACTTGGCGATCTCGCGCACGTCCACCAGGGCCCCGCCGGCGTGGGCGATCAGCGTCTTGGGTGCCATCGGGAAGACCGCGTAGGGCGTGCCCGCGGCGGCCCACACCACGTCGTGGCCGAGCAGGGAGCGGTCGGCGAGGACGCGGGTCTTCGTGGCGTGACCGAAGGGCGGTACGCCGCCGATGGCGTATCCGGTGGTCGCCCGGACGACGTCCGCCTTGGCCCGGGTGACCTTCTCGGCGCCGAGCTCGCGCCGCACCAGCTCCAGATCGACGCGCGAGGAGCCGTCCATCAGGACCAGGACGGGCACCCTGTCCGCCGCGAAGATCAACGACTTGCAGATCTGACTGAGCTCACAGCCGATGGCCGAGGCGGCCTCCTGCGCGGTACGGGTCTGCTCCGGAAACCGCCGGACCTCGGAGACGAGCTCGCCGAGGCCCAGTTCACTCAGGGCCTCGGCGAAACGGGGGTGGACGAAGGATTCAGTAGCGCTCATGCCCGGCACGCTAGCGGTCTGTGTACGGGGCACGCGACCATGTATCCGCATAGCGGACGGGGGCGTGCGGTCGAGCCCGTCGGGGCCTGGGCGGGCGGTGGCCCCTGCCCCCGGTGGGCGGCGGCGGCCTCCGGGGGCGGCCTCAGCCTCGGGCGAGCAGCGTCCTCAGCCTCCGGCAGGCTGCGGCCTCGAACCGTGGCGGGGCGGTCTCGGCCCTTGGGCGGGCGGTGGTCTCAGCTCCCGGCGGGCTGCAGTCTCGGACCCTGGCGGGCTGTGGCCTCGGACCCTGGCGGGTGGTGGCCTCCAACCCTGGCGGGGCGGTTTCAACGCTCGGGCGAGCGCTGTCCTTGGACTTGGCGGGCGGTGGTCTTGGCCCCGGGCGGGCGGCATCCTCGAATCCCGGCGGCGAGTGGCGGTCTCAGCCCCCCCAGGCGGGCCGCGGCCTCCCTGGCGGAGCGGTCTCAGCCCCCCCCAGGCGGGCCACGGCCTCCCTGGCGGAGCGGTCTCAGCCCCCCCCAGGCGGGCCGCGGCCTCCCTGGCGGAGCGGTCTCGGCCCTCGGGCGAGCAGCGTCCTCAGCCTCCGGCAGGCGGTGTCCTCGGCCCTGGGCGGGGGCCAATCCCGGGGTGGGGGCCCAGCCCCGGGCGGGTGGCGGCCCCGGACCCGGCCGGGGCGCGTTCTCAGCCCGGCCGGGAGGCGGGACTCAGCCCCCGGCCAGCAGCATCGCCCGTACCACCGGACCCGCCGAGTCGCCCCCGTGGCCGCCCTCCTGGACGACCCCCGCCGCGGCCAGGTCGCCGCGGTAGGCGGTGAACCAGCCGTTCGGCTTCTTCTGGCCGTCCACCTCGGCGGAGCCGGTCTTCGCGCCCATGTCGGAGCCGAGGCCGGACATCGGCTTCACCGCCGTGCCCGAGGTCGCGGTGTAGTGCATCAGGTCGCGCAGCGCCGCGGCCGTCGAGCCGGACATCTTGCGCGAGGCCGTTGCCAGTGTGCGGTGGTCGAGGTCGGGTGAGACCAGGTAGGGCTGCTTGAACGTGCCCGACTTCACCGTCGCCGAGACCGACGCCATGTTCAGCGGGTTCATCCGCACGGCGCCCTGCCCGATGAGCGACGCCGCCATCTGCGCGTCGCTCTGCACCGGCACCGCGCCGTCGAAGGTCGGGACGCCGATCGACCAGTTGTCGCGGCCGAGCCCGAAGACCTCCTGGGCCTGCTTGGTCAGGGAGTCGTCCTGGAGCTTCTTGGCCTGGCTGATGAAGGCCGTGTTGCAGGAGCGCGCGAAGCTCGCCCGGAACGTGCCGCCCTTGATCTCGAACTTGTCGTCGTTCTGGAACTTCCAGCCGCCGTACGTCTCGTACTTGGGGCACGGATGCTTCTTGTCGACCCCGGCCAGCTTCTTCTCCAGGAGCATCGACGCGCTGATGACCTTCATCGTGGAGCCGGGCGCGATCGAGCCCTGGAAGGCCGTGTTGAAGCCGGCGGGGGCGGAGTTGGCGGCGGCCAGGATCTCGCCGGTGCTCGGCTTGACGACGGCGACCGAGGCGCGCTGCCGCTTGGCCGTCTCGCGCTCCGCGGCGGCCTGCAGCGAGCCGCTGATCGTGGTCTTCAGCGTGCCGGGCGTGCCGGGGGCGAGCGTCAGGAGCGTCTTGTCGGGCGTGGACTTGGCGTCGTCCTTCTTCGCGGCCGCGCCCTTCTTCCCGCCGTCCTTCTGACCGCTGTCGGCCCGCACCACGCGCAGCTCGATCCCCGCCTTGCCGCCCGCCTTCTTGCCGTACTTCTCGCGAAGCCCGTCGAGGACCGTCGCCATCGAGGGGTACTTGGCCGCCGTCAGCTCGGCCCCGTCGCGGTCCACGGCCTTGATCGGGGGATCGCCCGCCTCACCCGTGACGAGCCGGTCGCCGTCCTTCAGCTCCGGGTGCAGCACGGCGGGGCGCCAGCCGACCAGCGTCTTGCCGTCGCTCTTCCTGCGCACGACGCTGAGCTCGGACTCGTAGGCGAAGGGCTTCTTCTTTCCCTCGTACGAGACCGTGGCCGCCGCCTTGAACGGCACGTCGGCGCCCGACCGCTTGCCCGGCGTCAGCTTCACCTCGGAGAGGCGGCCGTCCTTGGCGTACGAGGTCAGCGCCTTCTGCGCGGCCGCGCGGTCGTCGGTGAGCGCGGCGGCCTCCGCCGCGTCGCCCTTGGCCCAGGCGGCGAGGAACGCCTTCGATGTGTCGTGCACCTCGGCCGCGGTGGGCGGTCCCGACGCCACCGGCTTGTCGTCGACGCTGGATCCGCCGGAGCCGGATTCCGAGCCGCCGGACAGGGCGAACGCGGTGGCCCCGACGGCGCACACGACGACGGCCGCCGCCCCGCCGAGCACACCGGGGTGCACCTTGCCGTTGCCGTTCTTGATGCCGACGCTTCTGCGCTCGACGGCGCGCCTTCGCTTGCCCACAAACCCTCCGCAGTTCCCCAGAACCCCCGGCTCCTCACCGGAAGGCCACCTTAGAGGCGCTCGGAGAAGCCCTTGACCACTTCTTCACCTGGCCGGGCGAGGGCCCGGCCCACCTATTACCCTGCGCCCAGCACCGCCGCCACGATCGGCCCCGCCGCGTCGCCGCCGTGCCCGCCCTCCTGGGTCATCGCGGCCGCCGCGATGTCGCCGCGGTAGCCGGTGAACCAGCTGTCGGACTTCTCGTGGCCGTCGACCTCGGCGGACCCCGTCTTCGCGCCGATGTCACCGGCGAGCCCCGCCATGGCGCGCGCCCCGGTCCCGCTGACGGCCGTGCGGCGCATCATGGCGCGCAACTGCTCCACGGTGGAGGGGGACAGGCCGCGGGCCGTGGCCAGTTCGCGGTCGTCCAGGGACTTCGGGACGATCACCGGCTGGTGGAAGGCGCCCGTCATCGCGGTCGCCGTGACCGATGCCATGTTCAGCGGGTTCATCTGGACCTGGCCCTGGCCGATGGCGTTCGCCGCGCGGTCGGGGCCGCCGGACTCGGGCACCGAGCCGTCGAACGAGGGGATGCCGACCTTCCAGTTGTCCTGGCCCAGGCCGAAGCTGTCCCGCGCCTCCTCGGTCAGCGAGGAGTCGGTGAGGCCCTCCTCGTCGATCAGCTTCACGAAGGCCGTGTTGCAGGAGCGCGCGAAGCTGTCGGTGAAGGTCGCGCTCTCGTTCGCGGTCATGCCCTTGAGGTTGTGGAACGTCTTGCTCTGCCAGGTCGCCGTGTCGGGGCAGGGCGCGGCGCCGCCCGCCTTGGTGACGCCCTTGTCGATGAGCATCGCGGCGGACAGGATCTTCATGGTCGAGCCGGGGGCCACCTTGCCCTGGAGCGCGGCGTTGAACCCGTCCTCGCGGTGGTTGGCGACCCCGAGGATCTCGCCGGTGCTCGGCTTCACCGCCACCACGGACGACTCCCCGAACCGCAGGACCGCGCGCTCGGCCGCCTTCTGCACGGCCGCGCTGAGCGTGGTGGGCAGCTTGCCCGGCTTGCCCTTGGCGAGGGTGAGCAGCGTGCGGGACCCCGCGTCCTCGTCCGCGTGTCTGACGTACAGCTCGATGCCCGGCTTGCCGCCCGCCTGCTCGCCGTACTTCGCCCGCAGCTGGTCCAGGATCGGGCCGAGCGAGGGGTACTCCTTCTTGGTCAGGACGACGCCCGCGCGGTCCACCGCCTCGATGGGCGGCGTCGCGGCCTCGCCGGTCACGAGGGTGTCGCCCCGCTCCAGGGAGGGGTGCACGACGGCGGCCGACCAGTCGACGAGCGCCCGCCCGGTGGTCTTGCCGCGCACGACCGTGAGCTGCGAGTCGTAGGCGAGCGGCTTGCTCTTGCCCTTGTACGACACCGTGGCCGACACGGAGAACGGCACGCGCGCGCCGCTCGCCTCCTTCGGGGTGAGCTTCACCTTCGTCAGGTGCGCGTCCTCGCGGTAGCCGGTCAGGAGCGCCTTGGCGTCGGCGGAATTGTCCGTGTATCCCGCCGCCCCGGCCGCGTCGCCCTTGGCCCAGGCCGCAAGGAACTTCTCCGAGACCTCGCGTATCTCGTCGTCCGACGGCGGCCCCTTCCGTACGGCCGCGGGGCCCGCGCCCGACGAACCGCCGCCTCCGGAGAGGCCGTTCACCAGGTTGTAGGCGCCGTAGCCCGCACCCCCCACCATGACGGTGAAGACCCCGCCGACCAGAGCGGCCTTTACTCCTTTGCGCACGATGCGCTCCCCTCCCCAGGAGCCTTCCCGAACGTAATTCGGGAAGGTTGTTCGCCCTGAACCCTAAGGGGGCGGAGGTGGCGCAGGTGAGGGCCGTTATCCGAAGGTGTCCATTACACCCACGTATCCAGCCACATGCGGGAGCGCCAGGAATCGATGGGGATGGCTGTGCCGGTGTAGATCGGCCAGAAGTAAATGAAATTCCAGAAGATGAGCAGCACCAGGACGCCGGAGCTCGCGGCGCCCACGATCCGGCGCCGTTCGCTCGATCCCGGCGGACCGAGAATCGCGCCGATCATCATCGCGAGGGCGAGACACAGGAACGGGACGAAGACGACCGCGTAGAAGTAGAAGATCGTCCGTTCCTGGTAGAAGAACCAGGGCAGATAACCCGCCGCGACGCCGCACAGGATCGCCCCGGCCCGCCAGTCGCGGCGGAACACCCACCGCCACAGGACGTAGAGCAGCGCGAACGCGGCCGCCCACCACAGCAGCGGGGTGCCGAGCGCGAGGACCTCGCGGGCGCACTTCTCGGTGGTGCCGACGGGGCAGCCGTCCTTGCCGGGCAGCGGCGACTCGTAGAAGTACGAGACGGGGCGGCCGTCGACGATCCAGCTCCACGGGTTGGACTGGTAGGTGTGCGGCGAGGAGAGGCCCACGTGGAACTCGTAGACCGCGTGCTCGTAGTGCCACAGGCTGCGCACCCAGTCGGGCAGCCAGTCCCAGCTGCCGCCCTGCCCGTCGGTCGCCGCCCAGTTGCGGTAGTAGCCGCCGGTGCCGTCGGTCGGCGAGAGGATCCAGCCGAGCCAGGAGAGCACGTAGACGGCGAGCGCCACCGGCACCGTGGAGACGAACGCGGGGAGCACGTCCCGCTTCAGGACCGCGCGGTAGGGCCGCGAAGCCCCGGCGACCCGGCGCGCGCCGACGTCCCAGAGCACGGTCATCAGGCAGAGGAGGACCATCACGTACAGGCCGTTCCACTTGGTCCCGAAGGCGAGCCCGAGGCAGAGTCCGGCCGCCCACCGCCAGGGCCGCCGGCCCAGGCGCGCCGTCTCGGCGACGTACGCGTCGGGGCGTACGCGCCCGTCCTCGTCGGTCGGCAGCGCGGCCGCCAGTCTCGCGCGCGCCTTGTCCCTGTCGATCAGGAAGCAGCCGAAGGCGGCGAGCACGAAGAACATCAGGACCTGGTCGAGCAGCGCGGTGCGGCTCATCACGAAGTGCAGGCCGTCCACGGCGAGCAGCGCGCCCGCCAGGCATCCCAGGAACGTGGAGCGGAACAGGCGCCGGCCGATCCGGCACAGCATCAGGACCGACAGGGTGCCGAGCACCGCCGTCATGAAGCGCCAGCCGAACGGGTCGAAGCCGAACAGCCATTCGCCGATGCCGATCACGTACTTGCCGACCGGCGGATGCACCACGTACGCCGCGTCGTGCGGGATCGCGATGTCGCCGCCCTGCCGCAGCACATCGTCGTTGATCTTGTCGGGCCAGCTGGTCTCGAAGCCGCGGTGGATGAGCGACCAGGCGTCCTTCGCGTAATACGTCTCGTCGAATATCACGGCCTTCGGATTGCCGAGGTTCCAGAACCGCGTCACCCCGGCGACCAGCGTGATCAGCAGCGGCCCCACCCAGCCCGACCAGCGCACCATCTGGTCGGCGGCCGCCCTCGGCACGCCGAGCAGCAGCCACAGGCGGGGGCTCGGCTCCGTGTACGGGGGCACGAGACGTGCCGTGACGTCCTCTCTGGGCCGCGCCACATGGCCGAATCGGCGCAGCCGCCGCTGCCAGGAAAGCTGCTGCTCCTCGGCTGCCTGGCCCTCGCGGGTGTCCGGGGAAGACGCGGTACTGGTCACCGCGCCATCGTAGGGAACCAGACTGTGCGAGTCCCGTCCCTGGTCCCTGCGAGGATGGAACAGTGACAGGAAGCGCTGATTCCCCCGGAACCCTCGTACTGGCAGGCACTCCCA contains these protein-coding regions:
- a CDS encoding DMT family transporter, which gives rise to MTPLVAAAVLLAAVTHACWNAIAHHITDKLVGFTLISGGGTLIGLLLAPFVAVPDAAAWPYLILSAALHVGYYALLMTSFKLGDFGQAYPIARGTAPLVVTVLAAVFAGEIPDAWQAAGVAVSCAGLTGLALWGIRGTGRRPDWAAIGAALATGVSIAAYTVVDGLGVRASGSSMGYIAWLMVLEGLAVPLYAAYRWRGELVTKLRPFAAVGLLGAALSVAAYGLVLWAQTKADLAPISALRESSIIVGAAIGAIFFKERFGAPRLLAAGLMVAGIGLMLHAG
- a CDS encoding YbaK/EbsC family protein — translated: MSATESFVHPRFAEALSELGLGELVSEVRRFPEQTRTAQEAASAIGCELSQICKSLIFAADRVPVLVLMDGSSRVDLELVRRELGAEKVTRAKADVVRATTGYAIGGVPPFGHATKTRVLADRSLLGHDVVWAAAGTPYAVFPMAPKTLIAHAGGALVDVREIAK
- a CDS encoding penicillin-binding transpeptidase domain-containing protein, with the translated sequence MGKRRRAVERRSVGIKNGNGKVHPGVLGGAAAVVVCAVGATAFALSGGSESGSGGSSVDDKPVASGPPTAAEVHDTSKAFLAAWAKGDAAEAAALTDDRAAAQKALTSYAKDGRLSEVKLTPGKRSGADVPFKAAATVSYEGKKKPFAYESELSVVRRKSDGKTLVGWRPAVLHPELKDGDRLVTGEAGDPPIKAVDRDGAELTAAKYPSMATVLDGLREKYGKKAGGKAGIELRVVRADSGQKDGGKKGAAAKKDDAKSTPDKTLLTLAPGTPGTLKTTISGSLQAAAERETAKRQRASVAVVKPSTGEILAAANSAPAGFNTAFQGSIAPGSTMKVISASMLLEKKLAGVDKKHPCPKYETYGGWKFQNDDKFEIKGGTFRASFARSCNTAFISQAKKLQDDSLTKQAQEVFGLGRDNWSIGVPTFDGAVPVQSDAQMAASLIGQGAVRMNPLNMASVSATVKSGTFKQPYLVSPDLDHRTLATASRKMSGSTAAALRDLMHYTATSGTAVKPMSGLGSDMGAKTGSAEVDGQKKPNGWFTAYRGDLAAAGVVQEGGHGGDSAGPVVRAMLLAGG
- a CDS encoding penicillin-binding transpeptidase domain-containing protein, with amino-acid sequence MRKGVKAALVGGVFTVMVGGAGYGAYNLVNGLSGGGGSSGAGPAAVRKGPPSDDEIREVSEKFLAAWAKGDAAGAAGYTDNSADAKALLTGYREDAHLTKVKLTPKEASGARVPFSVSATVSYKGKSKPLAYDSQLTVVRGKTTGRALVDWSAAVVHPSLERGDTLVTGEAATPPIEAVDRAGVVLTKKEYPSLGPILDQLRAKYGEQAGGKPGIELYVRHADEDAGSRTLLTLAKGKPGKLPTTLSAAVQKAAERAVLRFGESSVVAVKPSTGEILGVANHREDGFNAALQGKVAPGSTMKILSAAMLIDKGVTKAGGAAPCPDTATWQSKTFHNLKGMTANESATFTDSFARSCNTAFVKLIDEEGLTDSSLTEEARDSFGLGQDNWKVGIPSFDGSVPESGGPDRAANAIGQGQVQMNPLNMASVTATAMTGAFHQPVIVPKSLDDRELATARGLSPSTVEQLRAMMRRTAVSGTGARAMAGLAGDIGAKTGSAEVDGHEKSDSWFTGYRGDIAAAAMTQEGGHGGDAAGPIVAAVLGAG
- a CDS encoding dolichyl-phosphate-mannose--protein mannosyltransferase produces the protein MTSTASSPDTREGQAAEEQQLSWQRRLRRFGHVARPREDVTARLVPPYTEPSPRLWLLLGVPRAAADQMVRWSGWVGPLLITLVAGVTRFWNLGNPKAVIFDETYYAKDAWSLIHRGFETSWPDKINDDVLRQGGDIAIPHDAAYVVHPPVGKYVIGIGEWLFGFDPFGWRFMTAVLGTLSVLMLCRIGRRLFRSTFLGCLAGALLAVDGLHFVMSRTALLDQVLMFFVLAAFGCFLIDRDKARARLAAALPTDEDGRVRPDAYVAETARLGRRPWRWAAGLCLGLAFGTKWNGLYVMVLLCLMTVLWDVGARRVAGASRPYRAVLKRDVLPAFVSTVPVALAVYVLSWLGWILSPTDGTGGYYRNWAATDGQGGSWDWLPDWVRSLWHYEHAVYEFHVGLSSPHTYQSNPWSWIVDGRPVSYFYESPLPGKDGCPVGTTEKCAREVLALGTPLLWWAAAFALLYVLWRWVFRRDWRAGAILCGVAAGYLPWFFYQERTIFYFYAVVFVPFLCLALAMMIGAILGPPGSSERRRIVGAASSGVLVLLIFWNFIYFWPIYTGTAIPIDSWRSRMWLDTWV